In one Drosophila pseudoobscura strain MV-25-SWS-2005 chromosome X, UCI_Dpse_MV25, whole genome shotgun sequence genomic region, the following are encoded:
- the LOC4815556 gene encoding O-acyltransferase like protein, producing MLIILLLIKVLAVLGKGWPWENKSLLVDIVETVPKSSNATMSQCEKQLLQLSDALQGQKFWALKALDASGEGFSNIMMGPSLWLGSRATCRAVNEPMLLDLTAQMPKLLVELAPFAFDYQVAYIRARSPWQISVSIKEDPMLHIGLCLPSSCSPPRVERLLRQALITGQSFQRWDMRPQLEYVKKPQLKQDFYKSRTLHLVLGVITGILLLTVLAVSGLDNRSRIVACFNVSTNWQRLYQEVNPSQENSVINGLRVYAAFTLLGVHVIWYKYFSVDPSVEILNKLVHMTMRHTYIPLVVEVFFVISGFLTVTNFLRDEKLQQNIARDSLRGNVQRYLRQLLHRFLRLAPMQFVVLLIGTLSMEYQKQVSVFHISDSMDELCPRHWHRQLLFIQNFFPVIELCGNWTWSLACDMQLHMVALLMLFIHTRHPRVVRSLVALILAGNIAYTLLVMEILKVGGNFDDFIHSGKLLYVSPIVRTLAYIVGGAYGYSHVRGSPTPFDQILPNRWAKLGLVFLMLYLTNQVVGPNPSSPLLITIFMIFLRLLLAAGTSHLIRIGDKADTSESYPPIRWLLVLLQASSIQRAGRFTYAIYLLNPIVILNFYYSFSGGLQADFFVIFLLIVAHSVICYVLANALTLIFESPFNRLSSLVLTTMFSKEKSL from the exons ATGCTGATAATTCTGTTGCTGATTAAAGTCCTCGCCGTGCTGGGCAAGGGCTGGCCCTGGGAGAACAAATCCCTGCTTGTGGACATCGTAGAAACGGTTCCAAAGAGTTCCAATGCTACGATGAGCCAGTGCGAGAAGCAGCTGCTACAGCTGAGCGATGCCTTGCAGGGCCAGAAGTTCTGGGCGTTGAAGG CTCTGGATGCCTCGGGCGAGGGCTTTTCCAACATTATGATGGGCCCGAGCTTGTGGTTGGGCAGTCGGGCCACCTGCCGTGCTGTCAATGAACCAATGCTTCTGGACCTGACCGCGCAAATGCCGAAACTCCTCGTGGAGCTGGCCCCCTTTGCTTTTGATTACCAAGTAGCCTACATCAGGGCCAGATCTCCTTGGCAAATATCGGTTTCTATTAAGGAGGATCCTATGCTCCACATTGGTCTCTGCCTGCCTAGCAGTTGCAGCCCCCCCAGAGTCGAGCGACTACTGCGCCAGGCCCTGATCACGGGCCAGAGCTTTCAGCGCTGGGATATGCGTCCACAGCTTGAGTACGTGAAGAAGCCACAACTGAAGCAGGATTTCTACAAGAGCCGAACACTCCACTTGGTCCTGGGTGTGATAACAGGAATACTCCTGCTGACCGTCCTGGCCGTCAGTGGACTTGATAACCGTTCCCGCATCGTGGCCTGCTTTAATGTATCTACCAACTGGCAACGCCTGTATCAGGAAGTGAATCCCAGCCAGGAGAACAGCGTCATCAATGGGCTGAGGGTCTACGCTGCTTTCACTCTCTTGGGGGTGCATGTAATCTGGTACAAGTACTTTTCCGTGGACCCTTCGGTGGAGATTCTCAACAAGCTGGTCCACATGACCATGAGGCACACCTACATACCACTTGTGGTGGAGGTGTTCTTTGTTATTAG CGGCTTTCTTACCGTGACGAATTTTCTACGGGACGAGAAACTGCAACAGAACATTGCCCGGGACAGCCTGCGCGGGAACGTGCAGCGCTACCTCAGGCAGCTGCTGCACCGCTTCCTGCGTCTTGCTCCTATGCAGTTCGTAGTCCTTCTAATAGGAACCCTCAGCATGGAATACCAGAAACAGGTGTCCGTCTTTCACATAAGCGATTCGATGGACGAGCTCTGCCCTCGGCATTGGCACCGCCAGTTGCTATTCATCCAAAACTTTTTTCCCGTCATTGAGCTCTGTGGGAACTGGACCTGGTCGCTGGCTTGTGATATGCAGCTCCATATGGTGGCTCTGCTGATGCTCTTCATTCACACCAGGCATCCGAGGGTGGTACGCTCTCTGGTTGCTCTGATTCTGGCGGGGAACATTGCCTATACGCTTCTGGTGATGGAGATCTTGAAGGTGGGCGGCAATTTTGATGATTTCATCCACTCGGGCAAATTGTTGTACGTGAGTCCCATTGTCCGCACGCTTGCCTATATTGTTGGCGGTGCCTATGGGTATTCTCATGTGCGGGGCAGCCCGACTCCTTTCGATCAGATACTGCCTAATCGGTGGGCCAAGCTGGGACTGGTCTTCCTTATGCTGTATCTAACGAACCAGGTGGTCGGCCCGAATCCATCCTCGCCACTGCTGATAACCATTTTCATGATCTTTCTCCGACTGCTTCTGGCCGCAGGGACTAGCCATCTGATCAGAATCGGGGACAAGGCAGATACGAGCGAATCGTATCCACCCATTCGCTGGCTCCTTGTCCTCCTGCAGGCCAGTTCCATCCAGCGGGCCGGCCGATTCACCTACGCCATCTACTTGCTGAATCCTATAGTCATTCTCAACTTCTACTACTCATTCAGCGGCGGATTACAGGCCGATTTCTTCGTTATT TTCCTTCTGATTGTGGCCCACTCGGTGATTTGCTACGTTCTGGCCAACGCACTCACGCTGATATTTGAGAGCCCATTCAACAGGCTGTCCAGCCTGGTGCTGACCACCATGTTCTCCAAGGAAAAGAGTCTTTAA